In Falco biarmicus isolate bFalBia1 chromosome 7, bFalBia1.pri, whole genome shotgun sequence, a single window of DNA contains:
- the LYSET gene encoding lysosomal enzyme trafficking factor, producing the protein MMNFRQRMGWIGVGLYLLASAAAFYYVFEINETYNKLALEHIQQHPKEPQEGTTWTHSLKVRLLSLPFWLWTIIFLIPYLQMFLFLYSCTRADPKTVGYCIIPICLAVICNRHQTFVKASNQISRLQLIDT; encoded by the coding sequence ATGATGAACTTCCGCCAGAGGATGGGATGGATTGGTGTGGGGTTGTACTTGTTAGCGAGTGCTGCAGCTTTTTATTATGTCTTTGAAATCAATGAGACTTACAACAAACTAGCACTGGAGCACATTCAGCAACACCCTAAGGAACCACAGGAAGGAACCACATGGACGCACTCCTTAAAAGTACGACTGCTATCCTTGCCTTTTTGGCTGTGGactataatatttttaataccgTATTTACAGATGTTCTTGTTTCTCTATTCCTGTACGAGAGCTGACCCCAAAACTGTTGGGTATTGCATCATTCCTATCTGCTTGGCTGTTATTTGCAATCGTCATCAAACATTTGTGAAGGCCTCTAATCAGATCAGTAGACTACAACTGATTGACACTTAG
- the GON7 gene encoding EKC/KEOPS complex subunit GON7 isoform X2, which yields MELVAELKGRDGQTRSVRVPCPAEEGEGEQLRGLRRGLAELQQRVAELLAPLVQEEREAAGGGGPRADDDDDDDDEELEDEDENCTDAKASAEDPPPKRTKVQQP from the exons atgGAGCTGGTGGCGGAGCTGAAGGGCCGCGACGGGCAGACGCGGTCGGTGCGGGTGCCGTGCCCGGCGGAGGAGGGCGAGGGCGAGCAGCTGCGCGGGCTGCGGCGCGGCCTGGCCGAACTGCAGCAGCGGGTGGCGGAGCTGCTGGCGCCCCTGgtgcaggaggagagagaggcggcaggcggcggcgggccgcgCG CCGACGACGACGACGACGACGACGACGAGGAGTTGGAAGATGAAGATGAGAACTGCACCGACGCGAAGGCGAGCGCTGAGGACCCACCGCCGAAGCGGACGAAGGTCCAGCAGCCCTGA
- the GON7 gene encoding EKC/KEOPS complex subunit GON7 isoform X1, translating to MELVAELKGRDGQTRSVRVPCPAEEGEGEQLRGLRRGLAELQQRVAELLAPLVQEEREAAGGGGPRGEADDDDDDDDEELEDEDENCTDAKASAEDPPPKRTKVQQP from the exons atgGAGCTGGTGGCGGAGCTGAAGGGCCGCGACGGGCAGACGCGGTCGGTGCGGGTGCCGTGCCCGGCGGAGGAGGGCGAGGGCGAGCAGCTGCGCGGGCTGCGGCGCGGCCTGGCCGAACTGCAGCAGCGGGTGGCGGAGCTGCTGGCGCCCCTGgtgcaggaggagagagaggcggcaggcggcggcgggccgcgCG GTGAAGCCGACGACGACGACGACGACGACGACGAGGAGTTGGAAGATGAAGATGAGAACTGCACCGACGCGAAGGCGAGCGCTGAGGACCCACCGCCGAAGCGGACGAAGGTCCAGCAGCCCTGA
- the UBR7 gene encoding putative E3 ubiquitin-protein ligase UBR7 isoform X2 gives MEAAAAEGAEPGGGCWGGGEEPVVSLAEVLAENEELEKEARAVLGGSDHERCSYSQGAVKRQALYACSTCTPPGGEPAGICLACSYECHGTHRLFELYTKRNFRCDCGNSKFKNLQCKLLPEKGKVNSGNKYNDNFYGLYCTCKRPYPDPEDEIPDEMIQCIVCEDWFHGRHLGAVPPESGDFHEMVCQACMNRCHFLWAYASQLAVPALTKVNSREDEGIVLKVEESEEQKKEIKKENGAEREETKEEKQTEQFNEPSTSSGSACTEVVTKSEEPVCKLKELQSKQFLKKDTATFWPSNWRSKLCTCEDCLKMYSELEVQFLTDECDTVLAYENKGTSDQETERRDPLMDTLNSMNRVQQVELICGG, from the exons atggaggcggcggcggcggagggcgCCGAGCCGGGCGGCGGCTGCTGGGGCGGCGGGGAGGAGCCCGTGGTCTCCTTGGCGGAGGTGCTGGCGGAGAACGAGGAGCTCGAGAAGGAAGCGCGGGCCGTGCTGGGGGGCAGCGACCACGAGCGCTGCAGCTACTCCCAG GGCGCGGTGAAGAGGCAGGCGCTGTACGCCTGCAGCACCTGCACGCCGCCCGGCGGGGAGCCGGCGGGGATCTGCCTGGCCTGCAGCTACGAGTGCCACGGCACCCACCGCCTCTTCGAGCTCTACACCAAGAG gaactTTCGCTGTGACTGTGGAAACAGCAAGTTCAAAAATCTGCAGTGCAAGTTACTCCCA GAAAAGGGGAAGGTGAATTCAGGAAATAAGTATAATGACAATTTCTATGGATTATACTGTACTTGTAAAAGACCTTATCCTGATCCTGAAGATGAG ATTCCAGATGAGATGATCCAATGCATAGTTTGTGAAGACTGGTTCCATGGAAGG CATCTTGGTGCAGTTCCCCCTGAAAGTGGAGACTTCCATGAAATGGTATGCCAAGCCTGCATGAATCGCTGCCATTTCCTGTGGGCTTATGCATCACAATTAGCAg TTCCTGCTTTGACCAAAGTGAACTCCCGTGAAGATGAAGGGATTGTCTTGAAGGTTGAGGAAagtgaagagcagaaaaaagaaataaaaaaagaaaatggagcagAACGTGAAGAAAcgaaggaggaaaagcaaacagaacagtTTAATGAACCATCCACTAGCTCTGGGTCTGCCTGTACAGAG GTAGTTACTAAGAGTGAGGAGCCAGTCTGCAAGCTGAAAGAACTCCAAAgcaagcaatttttaaaaaaagatactgcCACCTTTTGGCCATCGAACTGGAGAAGCAAATTATGCACCTGTGAAGACTGTTTG aaaatgtattcgGAGCTTGAAGTGCAGTTCCTGACAGATGAATGTGACACTGTCTTGGCTTATGAAAATAAAGGTACCAGTGACCAAGAAACAGAGAGGAGAGATCCTTTAATGGACACCCTTAACAGCATGAACAGAGTCCAGCAAGTAGAACTCATCTGTG GTGGTTAA
- the UBR7 gene encoding putative E3 ubiquitin-protein ligase UBR7 isoform X1, translating into MEAAAAEGAEPGGGCWGGGEEPVVSLAEVLAENEELEKEARAVLGGSDHERCSYSQGAVKRQALYACSTCTPPGGEPAGICLACSYECHGTHRLFELYTKRNFRCDCGNSKFKNLQCKLLPEKGKVNSGNKYNDNFYGLYCTCKRPYPDPEDEIPDEMIQCIVCEDWFHGRHLGAVPPESGDFHEMVCQACMNRCHFLWAYASQLAVPALTKVNSREDEGIVLKVEESEEQKKEIKKENGAEREETKEEKQTEQFNEPSTSSGSACTEVVTKSEEPVCKLKELQSKQFLKKDTATFWPSNWRSKLCTCEDCLKMYSELEVQFLTDECDTVLAYENKGTSDQETERRDPLMDTLNSMNRVQQVELICEYNDLKTELTDYLRRFADEGTVVKREDIQHFFEEFQSRKRRRTNRMQYYCS; encoded by the exons atggaggcggcggcggcggagggcgCCGAGCCGGGCGGCGGCTGCTGGGGCGGCGGGGAGGAGCCCGTGGTCTCCTTGGCGGAGGTGCTGGCGGAGAACGAGGAGCTCGAGAAGGAAGCGCGGGCCGTGCTGGGGGGCAGCGACCACGAGCGCTGCAGCTACTCCCAG GGCGCGGTGAAGAGGCAGGCGCTGTACGCCTGCAGCACCTGCACGCCGCCCGGCGGGGAGCCGGCGGGGATCTGCCTGGCCTGCAGCTACGAGTGCCACGGCACCCACCGCCTCTTCGAGCTCTACACCAAGAG gaactTTCGCTGTGACTGTGGAAACAGCAAGTTCAAAAATCTGCAGTGCAAGTTACTCCCA GAAAAGGGGAAGGTGAATTCAGGAAATAAGTATAATGACAATTTCTATGGATTATACTGTACTTGTAAAAGACCTTATCCTGATCCTGAAGATGAG ATTCCAGATGAGATGATCCAATGCATAGTTTGTGAAGACTGGTTCCATGGAAGG CATCTTGGTGCAGTTCCCCCTGAAAGTGGAGACTTCCATGAAATGGTATGCCAAGCCTGCATGAATCGCTGCCATTTCCTGTGGGCTTATGCATCACAATTAGCAg TTCCTGCTTTGACCAAAGTGAACTCCCGTGAAGATGAAGGGATTGTCTTGAAGGTTGAGGAAagtgaagagcagaaaaaagaaataaaaaaagaaaatggagcagAACGTGAAGAAAcgaaggaggaaaagcaaacagaacagtTTAATGAACCATCCACTAGCTCTGGGTCTGCCTGTACAGAG GTAGTTACTAAGAGTGAGGAGCCAGTCTGCAAGCTGAAAGAACTCCAAAgcaagcaatttttaaaaaaagatactgcCACCTTTTGGCCATCGAACTGGAGAAGCAAATTATGCACCTGTGAAGACTGTTTG aaaatgtattcgGAGCTTGAAGTGCAGTTCCTGACAGATGAATGTGACACTGTCTTGGCTTATGAAAATAAAGGTACCAGTGACCAAGAAACAGAGAGGAGAGATCCTTTAATGGACACCCTTAACAGCATGAACAGAGTCCAGCAAGTAGAACTCATCTGTG AATACAATGATTTAAAGACAGAACTGACTGACTATCTCAGGAGATTTGCAGATGAGGGAACG GTGGTTAAAAGAGAAGACATTCAGCACTTCTTTGAAGAATTTCAGTCACGGAAAAGAAGACGGACTAACAGGATGCAGTACTACTGTAGTTAG